A single Chryseobacterium sp. DNA region contains:
- a CDS encoding TauD/TfdA family dioxygenase, whose protein sequence is MNSLEILDNDSITEVKLLPTAIELTSQERRMIKDAAEHLQRKYGSYENRDFIRHVHQLASYFLPERILHIAADFASDFSKNQYGALIFKGLMDIDQESIGSTPPNWQSADYSKFNLYGFACALIHGALPSKPVQYYSQRKGGGLIHAIIPDEKMRETQTGSGSSTDLYVHTEDAFLKHQADFLSFMYVRNEEQVPSTLYSIRSHESIGENYRPLFERIYKIPKDANLETGMNEEETLDAVLYGNYKLPFMRFDAAEQLFNSSIRQSDEAQHHLKEFWEEARHLIYSDFTPQAGDVILVNNHLCAHGRSAFRAGVRNIDGVEHPCERRIMLRMMSKVSLIDMRAHTLTEDPFFVIEEHLGKNFQHF, encoded by the coding sequence ATGAATTCTTTAGAAATTTTAGATAATGACAGTATTACCGAGGTAAAACTGCTTCCTACAGCAATTGAGCTCACTTCTCAAGAACGAAGAATGATAAAAGATGCAGCGGAGCATCTTCAGAGAAAATATGGCAGCTATGAAAATCGTGACTTTATAAGACACGTCCATCAGCTGGCTTCTTATTTTTTACCCGAGAGAATTTTACATATAGCGGCTGATTTTGCCAGTGACTTTTCTAAAAATCAGTATGGTGCATTGATCTTTAAGGGATTAATGGATATCGACCAGGAGAGTATAGGCTCTACCCCGCCCAATTGGCAGTCGGCCGATTATTCAAAGTTTAATTTATATGGTTTTGCCTGTGCCCTGATTCATGGAGCCTTGCCGTCGAAACCTGTACAATACTATTCCCAGCGCAAGGGAGGAGGATTGATCCATGCGATCATTCCCGATGAAAAAATGAGAGAGACACAGACGGGATCAGGATCTTCCACCGATCTTTATGTACATACTGAAGATGCTTTTCTGAAGCACCAGGCCGATTTTCTGAGCTTTATGTATGTGCGCAACGAAGAGCAGGTACCTTCAACCCTCTATTCTATCCGTTCTCATGAATCCATTGGCGAAAACTACAGGCCTCTTTTTGAGCGTATTTATAAAATACCCAAAGATGCGAATCTGGAAACCGGCATGAATGAAGAAGAGACTTTAGATGCTGTGTTGTACGGGAACTATAAGCTTCCATTCATGAGATTTGATGCTGCAGAGCAGCTTTTCAATTCAAGTATCAGACAATCGGATGAAGCTCAGCATCATTTGAAGGAATTCTGGGAGGAAGCAAGACATTTGATCTATTCTGATTTTACGCCTCAGGCAGGAGATGTTATACTGGTCAACAATCACTTATGTGCCCATGGAAGATCAGCTTTCCGTGCCGGAGTAAGAAATATTGACGGGGTGGAACATCCTTGTGAAAGAAGAATTATGCTCCGTATGATGAGTAAGGTAAGCCTTATTGATATGAGGGCACATACCCTTACGGAAGACCCGTTCTTTGTCATAGAAGAACATTTGGGCAAAAATTTTCAACATTTTTAG
- a CDS encoding S41 family peptidase, producing MKKLLAGILFFYAFFSNAQKDDNTKVLSDITEKVKKYYIDKEAYKTADSLFQSDLKKGTFHNLNKKNFAELLTQKLRTAIKDKHLFVKYLENYSPEKLVGEKEKEKLTNFLNSLENFGFENVQRLEGNIGYINFKGFASPESSANTLAAAMNFVANTNALIIDLRENGGGDNGMLLLFCSYFFDKKTELYTTYFRHEDKTVVNSTQSNVSGPKYLHKKICILTSKETFSAAEGLAYFLQQHTLAEVIGEKTGGAANPVDHFVIQNQYLLLVPAGEISSSVHHKNWEHTGVIPDHEVKAENALKAAYSRILKNIIKTGTKTELSIPEIKKLINKLDQ from the coding sequence ATGAAAAAATTACTGGCCGGAATCCTCTTTTTTTATGCATTCTTTTCTAATGCGCAGAAAGATGACAATACCAAAGTGCTTTCTGATATTACAGAAAAAGTAAAAAAATATTATATTGATAAAGAGGCTTATAAAACAGCAGATTCCTTATTTCAAAGTGACCTTAAGAAAGGTACTTTCCATAATCTGAATAAAAAAAACTTTGCAGAACTGCTGACCCAGAAGTTGAGAACAGCAATAAAGGATAAGCATCTTTTCGTTAAATATCTCGAAAACTACAGTCCTGAAAAGCTGGTCGGTGAGAAAGAAAAAGAGAAATTAACCAATTTCCTTAACAGTCTTGAAAATTTTGGTTTTGAAAATGTTCAGCGTTTGGAAGGTAATATCGGATATATCAATTTCAAAGGTTTTGCATCCCCTGAATCCAGTGCAAATACATTGGCTGCTGCCATGAATTTTGTGGCCAATACCAACGCTCTGATTATTGACCTTAGAGAGAATGGTGGGGGAGATAATGGAATGCTTCTGTTATTCTGCAGTTATTTTTTTGATAAAAAAACGGAGCTTTATACCACTTATTTCAGACATGAAGATAAAACCGTAGTAAATAGTACACAATCCAATGTTTCCGGGCCGAAATATCTTCATAAAAAAATCTGTATTCTTACCAGCAAAGAGACCTTTTCCGCAGCTGAAGGGCTTGCTTACTTTTTGCAGCAACATACATTGGCTGAAGTAATCGGTGAAAAAACCGGAGGTGCTGCCAATCCGGTAGATCATTTTGTTATTCAAAATCAATATTTACTGCTTGTTCCGGCAGGGGAAATCTCTTCTTCAGTACATCATAAAAATTGGGAACATACCGGAGTAATTCCTGATCACGAAGTAAAAGCTGAAAATGCTTTAAAGGCCGCCTACAGCAGAATTTTAAAAAATATAATAAAAACAGGAACAAAAACAGAATTAAGCATACCTGAAATAAAGAAACTTATTAATAAATTAGATCAATAA
- a CDS encoding alpha/beta hydrolase-fold protein: MKKLIRIVVVLTAFVQASAQKIIHQEVFSPKMNKKIKTIIITPDIEPKTTYPSVYILHGFSGNPDRIIKQDIPDLIQKAQEYKTIYILPDGNYSSWYVDSPIVKDSQYQTFIGKELVDFIDKNYPVKAEKKFRGILGWSMGGYGATNIGITYNKTFGIVGSSCGALDFNSFGEGYAKYMVNKVLGPLESINPIFLTDNKVKLMAGAGQQYIFDCGTEDVQMIGMNRKFHNKLTELKIQHLYIESLGIHDPVYWSRSLSEQLTLFNWFFK; the protein is encoded by the coding sequence ATGAAAAAGTTAATCCGCATTGTTGTTGTCCTGACTGCGTTTGTTCAGGCTTCAGCACAAAAAATTATTCATCAGGAAGTATTCAGTCCCAAAATGAATAAAAAGATCAAAACGATCATTATTACTCCCGACATTGAACCTAAGACCACGTATCCTTCTGTGTATATACTCCATGGTTTCAGCGGTAATCCGGACAGGATCATCAAACAGGATATTCCTGACCTGATTCAGAAAGCTCAGGAATATAAGACCATTTATATTCTGCCGGATGGAAATTATAGTTCATGGTATGTAGACAGTCCAATCGTTAAAGATTCTCAATACCAGACTTTCATTGGAAAAGAACTTGTGGATTTTATTGATAAAAACTATCCGGTGAAAGCAGAAAAAAAGTTCCGGGGCATTCTGGGATGGAGTATGGGAGGCTATGGGGCTACCAACATTGGAATTACCTATAACAAAACGTTTGGAATTGTAGGAAGCTCATGCGGAGCATTGGATTTTAACTCTTTCGGGGAAGGCTACGCAAAATATATGGTCAATAAAGTACTGGGACCTTTGGAATCTATCAACCCTATTTTTCTAACGGATAATAAAGTAAAATTGATGGCAGGTGCCGGCCAGCAATATATTTTTGACTGCGGAACAGAAGATGTCCAGATGATCGGGATGAACAGAAAATTCCATAATAAACTTACTGAGCTTAAAATTCAGCATTTATATATAGAATCCTTAGGAATCCATGATCCGGTCTATTGGAGCAGGTCGCTATCTGAACAGCTGACCCTGTTTAACTGGTTTTTTAAATAA
- a CDS encoding DsbA family oxidoreductase: MKIEIWSDVMCPFCYIGKNNFEQALEKLPFKDQVEVEWKSFQLDPTLDPKETQNTIQYFKEKKGIVEDQATQMLSQVTQMGKGAGIDFNFEKALITNTFSAHKLLHLAKKYSKANEMEEALFIAHFIDGKNVGDPEVLVSIAENLGIEKEEARQAVTSDHLDYEVNQDIQEARNNGISGVPFFVLNGKYAVSGAQPAAVFEDALQQTYKETVSPFKDLSGGSGSSCDADGCSI; encoded by the coding sequence ATGAAAATAGAAATCTGGTCGGACGTAATGTGTCCGTTTTGTTATATCGGGAAAAATAATTTTGAACAGGCTTTAGAGAAATTGCCATTTAAAGATCAAGTTGAAGTAGAGTGGAAGAGCTTTCAGCTGGATCCAACCTTGGATCCCAAGGAAACTCAAAATACAATTCAATATTTTAAAGAAAAGAAAGGAATCGTTGAAGACCAGGCTACACAGATGCTAAGCCAGGTTACTCAAATGGGTAAGGGTGCCGGGATTGATTTTAATTTTGAAAAAGCATTGATCACGAATACTTTCAGTGCCCATAAGCTGCTTCATCTGGCTAAAAAATACAGCAAGGCCAATGAAATGGAAGAAGCTTTATTTATCGCTCATTTTATTGATGGCAAAAATGTAGGGGATCCCGAAGTCTTAGTGTCGATTGCTGAAAATTTAGGAATAGAAAAGGAAGAAGCAAGACAGGCTGTTACTTCTGACCACTTAGACTATGAGGTGAATCAGGATATCCAGGAAGCCAGAAATAATGGTATTTCCGGTGTTCCTTTTTTTGTACTCAACGGAAAATATGCTGTTTCAGGAGCACAACCGGCAGCGGTATTTGAAGATGCGCTTCAGCAGACATATAAAGAAACGGTGAGTCCTTTTAAGGATCTTTCCGGCGGCAGTGGCTCCTCGTGTGACGCTGACGGATGCAGTATTTAA
- a CDS encoding nucleosidase — protein sequence MIKINNETHYPVDDTLFVFALDSEAGTVFDGKNKLITGIGKVNAAIELTKEIHFRKPKLIVNLGSAGSKGFHKGEVVCCTKFIQRDMDVRGLGFELYETPLSGVPPVLEYGLKMDSLQEGICGSGDSFEMNHSETDYNIVDMEAYPLALIAQKENIPFLCLKYISDDAGSDAADDWSVQVHLASEAFKKILFS from the coding sequence ATGATAAAAATTAATAACGAAACTCATTATCCGGTGGATGATACCCTTTTTGTTTTTGCATTGGATTCAGAAGCGGGAACTGTATTTGACGGGAAAAATAAATTAATAACCGGGATCGGGAAAGTCAACGCTGCCATAGAGCTGACCAAAGAAATTCATTTCAGAAAACCAAAACTGATCGTTAATTTAGGCTCAGCGGGAAGTAAAGGATTTCATAAAGGAGAAGTGGTATGCTGCACAAAATTCATCCAGCGGGATATGGATGTAAGGGGACTTGGATTTGAACTGTATGAAACACCACTATCAGGAGTGCCTCCCGTATTGGAATATGGTCTTAAAATGGATAGTTTACAAGAAGGGATCTGCGGAAGTGGCGACAGTTTTGAAATGAACCATTCCGAAACGGACTACAATATTGTGGATATGGAAGCGTATCCATTGGCATTGATTGCCCAAAAGGAAAACATTCCGTTTCTATGTCTGAAATACATTTCTGACGATGCGGGAAGTGATGCTGCAGACGATTGGAGTGTGCAGGTACACCTGGCCTCTGAAGCATTTAAGAAAATATTGTTTTCATAA
- a CDS encoding GNAT family N-acetyltransferase — protein MSSIIINKAGVKDLEVVQNIGIQTFSETFAEDNSEEAMKKYLEESFNTEKVKSELNNPDSLFYIAWEEDDPVGYLKVNSGKAQTELQDEAGLEIERIYVKKSHHGKKVGQLLYNQALETAQQLNKSYLWLGVWEENLRALHFYRKNGFVEFDKHIFRLGQEEQTDLMMKKILD, from the coding sequence ATGTCATCAATAATCATTAATAAAGCTGGAGTAAAAGATCTTGAAGTCGTCCAAAATATTGGAATACAGACCTTCTCTGAAACATTTGCAGAAGATAATTCCGAAGAGGCTATGAAAAAGTATCTGGAAGAAAGTTTCAATACTGAAAAAGTGAAGTCCGAGCTTAATAATCCGGATTCTCTTTTTTACATTGCCTGGGAGGAGGACGATCCTGTCGGTTATCTGAAAGTGAACTCCGGCAAAGCTCAGACAGAATTACAGGATGAAGCCGGTCTTGAAATTGAAAGGATCTACGTAAAGAAAAGCCATCATGGCAAAAAAGTAGGGCAGCTTCTTTATAACCAGGCTTTGGAAACGGCTCAACAACTCAATAAATCTTATCTGTGGCTAGGAGTTTGGGAAGAAAATTTAAGAGCTTTGCACTTTTACAGAAAAAACGGATTCGTTGAATTCGACAAACATATTTTCAGACTCGGACAAGAGGAACAGACAGATCTGATGATGAAGAAAATACTGGATTAG
- a CDS encoding Crp/Fnr family transcriptional regulator: MNNSEFLQQINQYYPLSDETIKALLDICTEEKYRKNDLLLESGSMARHYYFLKSGLIGYYTIDEQGDYIYKIFFEENSFVASTASIIKNEPSDFTIAALEDCSVIQYPVKAYRELLEKYHDLALFHLYYLEKNWVVKKEPLEVSLKYETAKQRYLQLLENTSLYERLKQYQIASYLGITPTQLSRIKKEIN, translated from the coding sequence ATGAACAATTCAGAGTTTTTACAACAAATTAATCAGTACTATCCATTATCTGATGAGACTATTAAGGCTTTATTGGATATCTGTACGGAAGAAAAATACCGTAAAAATGATCTTCTCCTGGAATCGGGAAGCATGGCAAGACATTATTATTTTTTGAAATCCGGATTAATAGGCTATTATACAATCGATGAACAAGGAGATTATATTTACAAAATTTTCTTTGAAGAAAACAGTTTCGTTGCCTCTACCGCTTCCATTATAAAAAATGAGCCGAGTGATTTTACTATTGCTGCGCTTGAGGACTGCTCAGTAATCCAATATCCGGTAAAAGCCTACCGGGAATTACTGGAAAAGTACCATGATCTGGCTCTCTTTCACTTATATTATCTGGAAAAGAACTGGGTAGTCAAAAAGGAACCGCTGGAAGTTTCTTTAAAATATGAAACTGCAAAACAACGCTATTTGCAACTGCTTGAAAACACATCTTTGTACGAAAGGCTGAAACAGTACCAGATTGCCTCTTATCTGGGAATTACCCCCACGCAACTTAGTCGTATAAAAAAGGAAATAAATTAA
- a CDS encoding AraC family transcriptional regulator, whose product MKVTFYQPVHPILKKYIEGYYFVAKDDHHQPVRYLTFPDNFFILSACQDVSITQDKGWVEIYRSLSENIVIDLVLRCSVPTEIFYQQSVNEVTVYFKPLGMYHFFDDDGKEAFQENIHLSDFKEVMNVILKEADRKRQIEMLENYWLSKFRQKNLILAYSILADFETELSIEEIAEKNKITRQYVNKISQRYLAKPASEFRKIQRFRKVLMSNKKNRNLTELSYENLFYDQSHLIKDFKELTKISPGKFFDHVDTEQNNIWLFI is encoded by the coding sequence ATGAAAGTGACTTTTTATCAACCGGTACATCCTATTCTCAAAAAATATATTGAAGGATATTATTTTGTAGCAAAAGATGATCATCATCAGCCGGTCAGGTATCTTACATTTCCGGACAACTTTTTCATTCTATCAGCATGTCAGGATGTATCTATTACTCAGGATAAAGGATGGGTGGAAATTTACCGGTCCTTATCAGAAAATATTGTGATCGATTTAGTTTTGAGATGTTCTGTTCCTACTGAAATTTTTTATCAGCAATCGGTTAATGAAGTTACTGTTTACTTTAAGCCATTGGGTATGTATCACTTTTTTGATGATGACGGAAAGGAAGCTTTTCAAGAAAACATTCACCTTTCGGATTTTAAAGAAGTGATGAATGTTATTTTAAAAGAGGCTGACAGAAAGAGACAAATTGAAATGCTGGAAAATTATTGGCTTTCAAAATTCCGGCAGAAAAATTTAATCCTGGCTTATTCAATCCTGGCCGATTTTGAAACTGAACTCAGCATCGAAGAAATTGCTGAAAAAAATAAAATAACGAGACAGTATGTAAATAAGATCTCACAACGATATTTAGCCAAACCAGCATCTGAATTCAGAAAGATCCAGAGATTCCGTAAGGTGTTGATGTCAAATAAAAAAAACAGGAACCTTACGGAACTTTCCTACGAAAATCTTTTTTATGACCAGTCGCATCTTATTAAAGACTTTAAAGAACTAACAAAAATAAGTCCCGGAAAATTCTTTGATCATGTAGATACCGAACAAAATAATATCTGGTTGTTTATTTAA